A window of Tautonia plasticadhaerens contains these coding sequences:
- a CDS encoding DNA-methyltransferase: MPRTGTPADLLVPGDCVEGMRSLPAGVVDLAFADPPFNIGYEYDVYKDARKADEYLEWSLAWGREAVRLLKPAGSFWLAIGDEFAAELKVLFHRELGLHLRNWVIWYYTFGVHCSRKFARSHAHLFYFVKDPKRFTFNDQAVRVPSARQLVYADRRANPRGRLPDDTWILRPQDVPDGFQPATDTWYVPRVCGTFKERAGWHGCQMPEQILGRIIRACSDEGDLVLDPFAGSGTTLAASRKLNRRYLGFELSPEYASRAESRLASIRPGDPLEGGEVPHVTPKRARVSPTPT; this comes from the coding sequence ATGCCCCGCACCGGCACCCCGGCCGACCTCCTCGTCCCCGGAGACTGCGTCGAGGGGATGCGATCCCTGCCCGCCGGGGTCGTCGACCTCGCCTTCGCCGACCCGCCGTTCAACATCGGCTACGAGTACGACGTCTACAAGGATGCCCGCAAGGCCGACGAATACCTGGAGTGGTCCCTCGCCTGGGGTCGGGAGGCGGTCCGCCTGCTCAAGCCCGCCGGCTCCTTCTGGCTGGCGATCGGCGACGAGTTCGCCGCCGAGCTGAAGGTCCTCTTCCACCGGGAGCTGGGCCTCCACCTGCGGAACTGGGTCATCTGGTACTACACCTTCGGCGTCCACTGCTCCCGGAAGTTCGCCCGCAGCCACGCCCACCTGTTCTACTTCGTCAAGGACCCGAAGCGCTTCACCTTCAACGACCAGGCCGTCCGGGTCCCCTCGGCCCGACAGCTCGTCTACGCCGACCGCCGCGCCAACCCCCGGGGCCGATTGCCCGACGACACCTGGATCCTCCGGCCCCAGGACGTGCCCGACGGCTTCCAGCCCGCCACCGACACCTGGTACGTCCCCCGGGTCTGCGGCACCTTCAAGGAGCGGGCCGGCTGGCACGGCTGCCAGATGCCCGAGCAGATCCTCGGCCGGATCATCCGGGCCTGTTCCGACGAGGGCGACCTCGTCCTCGACCCCTTCGCCGGCAGCGGCACCACCCTGGCCGCCTCCCGGAAGCTCAACCGCCGATACCTCGGGTTCGAGCTCTCCCCGGAGTACGCCTCCCGGGCCGAATCCCGCCTCGCCTCCATCCGGCCCGGCGACCCCCTCGAAGGCGGGGAGGTTCCCCACGTCACCCCCAAACGGGCCCGAGTCTCCCCGACTCCGACCTGA
- a CDS encoding cobalamin B12-binding domain-containing protein → MSPVEAQPPLHLSYFDRLLQLDRHGAIKLVERFLLDREGDVAALYAEVLVPALVHTGQQWQEDRISVAHEHYISEVTRDLILRHGPRLWASPEAVHSTAVACCAPNERHVLGLLMAADILRAAGLDVHLLGEGAPPESVGDFVAEVDADVLALSVSLPEHVDDASALIEGARARRPSLLVVAGGRGLAELPDPAARVGADYVTNDLRDLHRELPRLLKRPSPGSSRRDRPPQPS, encoded by the coding sequence ATGAGTCCCGTCGAGGCGCAACCGCCCCTCCACCTCTCGTACTTCGATCGCCTCCTCCAGCTCGACCGCCACGGCGCCATCAAGCTCGTCGAGCGGTTCCTGCTCGATCGGGAGGGAGACGTCGCCGCCCTTTATGCCGAGGTCCTGGTCCCCGCGCTGGTGCACACCGGGCAGCAGTGGCAGGAAGACCGGATCAGCGTCGCCCATGAGCATTACATCAGCGAGGTCACCCGGGACCTGATCCTCCGGCACGGCCCCCGCCTCTGGGCTTCCCCCGAGGCCGTCCACAGCACGGCCGTCGCCTGCTGCGCCCCGAACGAGCGGCACGTCCTCGGGCTCCTGATGGCGGCCGACATCCTCCGGGCCGCCGGGCTCGACGTCCACCTGCTGGGAGAGGGCGCCCCCCCCGAGAGCGTCGGCGACTTCGTGGCCGAGGTCGACGCCGACGTGCTCGCCCTCTCGGTCTCGCTGCCCGAGCACGTCGACGACGCCTCCGCCCTGATCGAGGGCGCCCGGGCCCGACGCCCCTCGCTCCTCGTCGTCGCCGGCGGCCGGGGGCTGGCCGAGCTGCCCGACCCCGCTGCCCGGGTGGGGGCGGACTACGTCACCAACGACCTCCGGGATCTGCACCGCGAACTCCCCCGGTTGCTGAAGCGTCCCTCCCCCGGCTCCTCCCGACGCGATCGACCCCCCCAACCCTCCTGA
- a CDS encoding beta-ketoacyl-ACP synthase III codes for MSTGQAHIDAPIRSLSGVQILGSGRYVPERVVTNQDLHESHGFDHDWIVNRTGIHERRFAQPHQATSDLCIAAAERCLADAGCEPGDVDLLVIGTMTPDMAFPSTGCLVQDRMKLRCPAFDLQAACAGFMYAMITAAQFVAAGTSRRALAIGGDCNSRVINPGDQKSFPLFGDGAGAVLIGPGSPEQGLLAYQLGSDGSGGDLLSRPACGSRLPPSPEAISQGLHYLTMDGRAVFKWAVRMLADSSSAVLEHAGFAVDDVRWFVPHQANIRIIHAASDVLGFKRENVFKNLEKYGNTSGGSIPIALDELRRDEQIRRGDLVLLSGFGAGLAWGTALLRW; via the coding sequence ATGAGCACAGGCCAAGCGCACATCGACGCCCCGATCCGATCGCTGAGCGGGGTGCAAATCCTGGGCAGCGGCCGATACGTGCCCGAGCGGGTGGTCACCAACCAGGACCTCCACGAATCGCACGGGTTCGACCACGACTGGATCGTCAACCGCACCGGCATCCACGAGCGGCGGTTCGCCCAGCCCCACCAGGCGACCAGCGACCTGTGCATCGCCGCCGCCGAGCGTTGCCTGGCCGACGCGGGGTGCGAGCCGGGGGACGTGGACCTGCTCGTCATCGGCACGATGACCCCGGACATGGCCTTCCCGTCGACCGGATGCCTGGTGCAGGACCGGATGAAGCTCCGCTGCCCGGCCTTCGACCTGCAAGCGGCCTGCGCCGGCTTCATGTACGCCATGATCACCGCCGCCCAGTTCGTCGCCGCCGGCACCAGCAGGCGGGCGCTGGCGATCGGCGGGGACTGCAACAGCCGGGTCATCAACCCCGGCGACCAGAAGAGCTTCCCCCTCTTCGGCGACGGCGCGGGCGCCGTGCTGATCGGGCCGGGCAGCCCGGAGCAGGGGCTGCTCGCCTACCAGCTCGGCTCCGACGGCTCGGGGGGCGACCTGCTCAGCCGCCCCGCCTGCGGCAGCCGACTGCCCCCCTCCCCCGAGGCGATCTCCCAGGGCCTGCACTACCTGACCATGGACGGCCGGGCCGTCTTCAAGTGGGCCGTCCGGATGCTGGCCGACTCCTCCTCGGCCGTGCTCGAACACGCCGGGTTCGCCGTCGACGACGTCCGGTGGTTCGTCCCCCACCAGGCGAACATCCGGATCATCCACGCCGCCAGCGACGTGCTCGGGTTCAAGCGCGAGAACGTCTTCAAGAACCTGGAGAAGTACGGCAACACCTCCGGCGGCTCGATCCCGATCGCCCTGGACGAACTCCGGCGCGACGAGCAGATCCGGCGGGGGGACCTGGTGCTGCTCTCCGGCTTCGGCGCCGGGCTGGCCTGGGGCACCGCCCTGTTGCGCTGGTGA
- a CDS encoding DUF2760 domain-containing protein, translating to MNRFMLSLRAFWDALTDRERAERIQIALGPPSAEGPDLRILALMQRDGRLIDFLQEEIDGYSDDQVGAAVRDIHRGCRKAMAEYLTVEKVLPQDEGAPVSVEPDFDPAAVRLLGNVSGAGPFRGTLKHHGWRVSSARLPATPSTRDGSTVLAPAEVELS from the coding sequence TTGAATCGCTTCATGTTGTCGCTTCGCGCCTTCTGGGACGCCCTGACGGACCGGGAGCGCGCCGAGCGGATCCAGATTGCCCTGGGGCCTCCATCGGCGGAGGGGCCCGACCTCCGCATCCTCGCCCTGATGCAGCGCGACGGCCGCCTGATCGACTTCCTCCAGGAGGAGATCGACGGGTACTCGGATGATCAGGTCGGTGCGGCGGTGCGGGACATCCACCGGGGCTGCCGCAAGGCGATGGCCGAGTACCTGACGGTCGAGAAGGTCTTGCCGCAGGACGAGGGGGCCCCGGTGTCGGTCGAGCCGGACTTCGACCCGGCGGCGGTCCGCCTGCTGGGGAACGTCTCGGGTGCCGGGCCCTTCCGGGGGACGCTGAAGCACCACGGCTGGCGGGTCTCTTCCGCCCGCCTCCCCGCGACCCCCTCGACCCGGGACGGGTCGACCGTGCTCGCCCCGGCCGAGGTCGAGCTGTCCTGA
- a CDS encoding Hsp70 family protein translates to MSRFVVGIDLGTTNSALAYVDSTEATEDRPAPVRSLAIPQLVAANDVADRPVLPSFLYLPSEKEFPPGAIDLPWTKKAGRIVGTFAREHGAKVPARLVGSAKSWLSYEGVDRGAAILPRNAPDEVAKLSPVEASAAYLGYLRDAWDARIAGKSAEDRLEHQQIYLTVPASFDAEARELTVEAAKSVGLEKVTLLEEPQAAFYSWLSEPGDDWRKRVKVGDLILVCDVGGGTTDFTLIGVAERDGDLELNRLAVGEHILLGGDNMDLALAHAVAATIPGGMEGLDPTQRVGLTYACRAAKESLFTDPKADSASVSVLGRGSKVIGGAIKAQLTRETLHRVLLDGFFPECEVTDQPARGRRIGLTEIGLPYAADPAITRHLARFLGRQGHALPSTGEVARPTAVLFNGGVFRAEGLRARVAETLSAWGGGPITVLSSAELDLAVARGAAYYGMVRRGKGIRIRGGVPRSYYVGIETSAPAVPGVPTPIKALCVVPFGMEEGTEADVPGSRLGLVVGESAEFRFLASTVRREDAIGAVLDRWSPDELQELSPLVTSLGDQEGEQGDVVPVTLQSIVTEVGTLELWCEGTRSPGRYKLEFNVRDPLED, encoded by the coding sequence ATGTCCCGATTCGTCGTCGGCATCGACCTGGGAACGACGAACAGCGCCTTGGCCTACGTCGACTCGACCGAGGCGACGGAGGACCGCCCCGCGCCCGTCCGGTCGCTGGCGATCCCGCAGCTGGTGGCGGCCAACGACGTGGCCGACCGTCCGGTCCTGCCGTCGTTCCTGTACCTGCCATCGGAGAAGGAGTTCCCCCCCGGGGCGATCGACCTACCCTGGACGAAGAAGGCGGGGCGGATCGTCGGCACGTTTGCCCGGGAGCACGGGGCGAAGGTGCCGGCCCGACTGGTGGGCTCGGCCAAGAGCTGGCTGAGCTACGAGGGGGTGGACCGGGGCGCGGCGATCCTGCCAAGGAACGCGCCGGATGAGGTGGCGAAGCTCTCGCCGGTCGAGGCGTCGGCGGCATACCTGGGATACCTCCGGGACGCCTGGGACGCTCGGATCGCGGGGAAGTCGGCCGAGGACAGGCTCGAACACCAGCAGATCTACCTGACCGTGCCCGCGTCGTTCGACGCCGAGGCCCGGGAGTTGACGGTGGAGGCGGCGAAGTCGGTCGGCCTGGAGAAGGTCACCCTGCTGGAAGAGCCGCAGGCGGCGTTCTACTCCTGGCTCTCGGAGCCGGGGGACGACTGGAGGAAGCGGGTCAAGGTCGGCGACCTGATCCTCGTCTGCGACGTCGGAGGCGGGACGACCGACTTCACGCTGATCGGCGTGGCCGAGCGGGACGGCGACCTGGAGCTGAACCGCCTGGCCGTCGGCGAGCACATCCTGCTCGGCGGCGACAACATGGACCTGGCGTTGGCGCACGCGGTCGCGGCGACGATCCCGGGGGGGATGGAAGGGCTGGATCCCACGCAGCGGGTCGGCCTGACCTACGCCTGCCGGGCCGCCAAGGAATCGCTCTTCACCGACCCGAAGGCCGATTCGGCGTCGGTGTCGGTGCTGGGGAGGGGCTCGAAGGTGATCGGCGGGGCGATCAAGGCCCAGTTGACCCGGGAGACGCTCCATCGGGTCCTGCTCGACGGCTTCTTCCCGGAGTGCGAGGTGACCGACCAGCCCGCCCGCGGGCGTCGGATCGGCCTGACCGAGATCGGCTTGCCGTACGCGGCCGACCCGGCGATCACCCGGCACCTGGCCCGCTTCCTGGGCCGGCAGGGCCACGCGCTCCCCTCGACCGGGGAGGTGGCGCGGCCGACCGCCGTGCTCTTCAACGGCGGCGTCTTCCGGGCCGAGGGCCTGAGGGCCCGCGTGGCCGAGACGCTCTCGGCCTGGGGGGGCGGCCCGATCACCGTGCTCTCATCGGCCGAGCTGGACCTGGCCGTGGCCCGGGGGGCGGCCTACTACGGGATGGTCCGCCGGGGCAAGGGGATTCGGATCCGGGGCGGCGTGCCCCGGTCCTATTACGTCGGCATCGAGACCTCCGCCCCGGCCGTGCCCGGGGTCCCCACGCCGATCAAGGCGCTCTGCGTCGTGCCCTTCGGCATGGAGGAGGGGACCGAGGCCGACGTGCCCGGGTCTCGGCTCGGCCTGGTCGTTGGGGAGTCTGCCGAGTTCCGGTTCCTGGCGTCGACCGTGAGGCGGGAAGACGCCATCGGCGCCGTACTGGACCGCTGGTCGCCCGACGAATTGCAGGAACTCTCCCCGCTGGTCACCTCGCTCGGCGATCAGGAGGGTGAGCAGGGGGATGTGGTCCCGGTCACCCTGCAGAGCATCGTCACCGAGGTCGGCACGCTGGAACTCTGGTGCGAGGGGACGCGGTCCCCGGGTCGCTACAAACTGGAATTCAACGTCCGAGACCCGCTCGAGGATTGA
- the murQ gene encoding N-acetylmuramic acid 6-phosphate etherase: MAPEDHLLTEARNPASDRIDMLDAAGIVRLMNVEDAKVVAAVRAEEAAIARAVEVVAERFRAGGRLIYAGAGTSGRLGVLDASECPPTFSTPPGMVVGLIAGGPTALTRAVEGAEDDPTQGASDLDGLGVTGKDVVVGIATSGRTPYVLGAVERARAIGSTTVGIACNKPSLLGDRVDIEIAPRVGPEIIAGSTRLKSGTATKMVLNMITTGAMVLIGKTFGNRMVDLQPTNQKLRIRTRRILRELAGVDDDRARELLDQAGGRLKPALVMAMAGVDLASADRLLDDSAGQVRGAVEAALR, encoded by the coding sequence ATGGCGCCCGAAGACCACCTGCTCACCGAGGCGCGCAACCCGGCCTCGGATCGGATCGACATGCTCGACGCGGCGGGGATCGTCCGCCTGATGAACGTCGAGGACGCCAAGGTGGTCGCGGCCGTCCGGGCGGAGGAGGCGGCCATCGCCCGGGCGGTCGAAGTGGTCGCCGAACGGTTCCGGGCCGGAGGTCGCCTGATCTACGCCGGGGCCGGGACCTCGGGCAGGCTCGGGGTGCTCGACGCCTCGGAATGCCCACCGACCTTCAGCACCCCCCCCGGGATGGTCGTCGGCCTCATCGCCGGGGGCCCGACCGCGCTGACCCGGGCCGTCGAGGGGGCCGAGGACGACCCGACTCAGGGAGCGTCCGACCTGGACGGGCTGGGAGTGACAGGGAAGGACGTGGTGGTCGGCATCGCCACCTCGGGGCGGACGCCCTACGTCCTGGGGGCGGTCGAACGGGCCCGGGCCATCGGCTCGACGACGGTCGGCATCGCCTGCAACAAGCCGAGCCTGCTGGGTGACCGGGTCGACATCGAGATCGCCCCGCGGGTCGGGCCGGAGATCATCGCCGGGTCGACCCGATTGAAGTCGGGCACGGCGACGAAGATGGTCCTGAACATGATCACGACCGGGGCCATGGTCCTCATCGGCAAGACCTTCGGCAATCGGATGGTCGACCTCCAGCCGACGAACCAGAAGCTCCGGATCCGGACTCGACGGATCCTCCGGGAGCTGGCGGGGGTCGATGACGATCGGGCACGGGAGCTCCTGGACCAGGCCGGGGGCCGCTTGAAACCCGCCCTGGTGATGGCGATGGCGGGTGTCGACCTGGCCTCGGCGGATCGTCTGCTCGACGACTCGGCGGGGCAGGTCCGGGGCGCCGTCGAGGCGGCCCTCCGATGA
- a CDS encoding N-acetylglucosamine kinase gives MSDPLVIGVDGGGTSTEAWLADAGGTVLGRGTAGPSNAKAVGDDRARRALSEAIDSARADAGIGDRPVAVACLGLAGFDRPDDRARLASWCEQGGWAGRLVPANDGDLVLAAGTPEGFGIALIAGTGSIAVGKAPGGRSARAGGWGPLIGDEGSAYSVALAGLRLVARRFDGRSDRPAEDSLTGGLCEALGVPSPGEIVSVLYGPAWDRARIAGLARIVVACADGDIEVRDHIFGPAAEELADLVVAVRESTGWDDAPNPPPLAVAGGFLLAAEGLRVEVLKLLGDWIGPVGLVEEPVAGAVMLARRALG, from the coding sequence ATGAGCGATCCGCTGGTCATCGGGGTCGACGGCGGCGGCACCTCGACCGAGGCCTGGCTGGCCGACGCCGGGGGGACGGTCCTCGGCCGGGGGACCGCCGGCCCTTCGAACGCGAAGGCGGTCGGCGACGACCGGGCGAGGCGGGCCCTGTCCGAGGCGATCGACTCCGCCCGGGCCGATGCGGGGATCGGCGATCGGCCGGTCGCGGTCGCCTGCCTCGGCCTCGCGGGGTTCGACCGGCCGGACGACCGGGCCCGGCTCGCCTCCTGGTGCGAGCAGGGCGGCTGGGCGGGCCGGCTGGTCCCGGCCAATGACGGCGACCTCGTGCTGGCGGCGGGGACCCCGGAGGGGTTCGGGATCGCCCTGATCGCCGGCACCGGCTCCATCGCGGTCGGGAAGGCCCCGGGGGGGCGGTCGGCCCGAGCCGGGGGCTGGGGTCCGCTCATCGGCGACGAGGGGAGCGCCTATTCCGTCGCCCTGGCGGGGCTCCGGCTCGTGGCCCGGCGATTCGACGGCCGATCGGATCGGCCGGCCGAGGACTCGCTGACCGGGGGACTCTGCGAGGCGCTGGGGGTGCCGTCCCCCGGGGAGATCGTCTCGGTGCTCTACGGCCCGGCCTGGGACCGTGCCCGGATCGCCGGCCTCGCCCGGATCGTGGTCGCGTGCGCGGACGGGGACATCGAGGTCCGCGACCACATCTTCGGCCCCGCCGCCGAGGAGCTGGCCGACCTGGTCGTCGCGGTCCGGGAGTCGACCGGATGGGACGACGCGCCGAATCCCCCCCCGTTGGCGGTGGCGGGGGGATTCCTGCTCGCGGCCGAGGGGCTGCGGGTGGAGGTCCTGAAGCTCCTCGGCGACTGGATCGGGCCGGTCGGCCTGGTGGAGGAGCCGGTCGCCGGGGCGGTCATGCTGGCGAGGAGGGCACTGGGATGA
- a CDS encoding exo-beta-N-acetylmuramidase NamZ family protein produces MIGESPRVATGLDSLVEGRFARLRGRKVGLIANQSAVDRRYRHAIDLLHDAPGVELARLFGPEHGLRGEAQDMEGVGSGSDRRTGLPVVSLYGEGPESLSPGREDLAGLDLIVFDVQDVGARYYTFAASMFYAMEAASRAGCGFLVLDRPNPLGGAVVEGPTVGSGFESFVGAYPMPIRHGMTIGELARLYRDERRLDLDLDVAPCSGWTRDQLWDETGLAWIPPSPNMPTAGTAVVYPGACLIEGTNLSEGRGTTRPFEFWGAPWLEEASYQMVEEMSGQPGAGFRPIAFRPKFQKLAGETCFGVQPVVEDPRAFSGLETYLKLLLLAVRADPGRFSWRTEPYEFIRSPIAIDLLFGSALEREAIEQAAREPDLDLEQWCLALKARWGEDSRSFVERRGPALLYEGSN; encoded by the coding sequence ATGATCGGCGAAAGCCCTCGGGTGGCGACCGGCCTGGATTCCCTGGTCGAGGGGCGATTCGCGCGGCTTCGAGGGCGGAAGGTCGGCCTGATCGCCAACCAGAGCGCCGTCGACCGGCGCTATCGTCACGCGATCGACCTCCTGCACGATGCACCGGGGGTCGAACTGGCCCGGCTGTTCGGGCCCGAACACGGCCTGCGGGGAGAGGCGCAGGACATGGAAGGGGTGGGATCGGGGTCGGATCGCCGGACCGGCCTGCCGGTCGTCAGCCTCTACGGGGAGGGACCGGAAAGTCTCTCCCCCGGTCGAGAGGACCTGGCCGGGCTCGACCTGATCGTCTTCGACGTGCAGGATGTCGGGGCGCGTTACTACACCTTTGCGGCCTCGATGTTCTACGCGATGGAGGCGGCCTCCCGGGCGGGGTGCGGGTTCCTCGTGCTCGACCGACCCAATCCGCTCGGGGGGGCGGTAGTCGAGGGGCCGACCGTCGGGTCGGGGTTCGAGAGCTTCGTGGGCGCCTACCCGATGCCGATCCGGCACGGCATGACGATCGGGGAACTGGCCCGATTGTACCGGGACGAGCGGAGGCTCGACCTCGACCTGGACGTCGCCCCCTGCTCGGGGTGGACCCGGGACCAGCTCTGGGATGAGACGGGGTTGGCCTGGATCCCCCCCTCGCCGAACATGCCGACGGCCGGGACGGCCGTCGTCTACCCGGGGGCCTGCCTGATCGAGGGGACCAACCTCTCCGAGGGCAGGGGGACGACCCGGCCCTTCGAATTCTGGGGGGCCCCCTGGCTGGAGGAGGCGTCCTACCAGATGGTCGAAGAGATGTCGGGCCAGCCGGGGGCCGGGTTCCGGCCGATCGCCTTTCGGCCGAAATTCCAGAAGCTCGCGGGCGAGACGTGCTTCGGGGTCCAGCCGGTCGTGGAGGACCCCCGCGCGTTCTCCGGCCTGGAGACCTACCTGAAGCTGTTGCTGCTCGCCGTCCGGGCCGATCCGGGCCGATTCTCCTGGCGGACCGAGCCGTACGAGTTCATCCGGTCGCCGATCGCGATCGACTTGCTGTTCGGCTCCGCCCTGGAGCGGGAGGCGATCGAGCAGGCGGCCCGGGAGCCGGATCTCGACCTCGAACAATGGTGCCTTGCGTTGAAGGCCCGATGGGGGGAGGATTCGCGTTCCTTCGTCGAGCGGCGAGGCCCGGCGCTCCTGTACGAGGGATCGAACTGA
- a CDS encoding acyl-CoA desaturase: MTNETLAQPKPRVTRLAWPPLLWIGALHAGALLAFNPAYFTWQALAVCVFLHWVSGGIGICMTYHRLLTHRSFAVRPRWLEYALTIVGCTASEGGAIHWVADHRRHHAHSDEETDVHSPVHGGFGWAHMFWWMTPDITSVHTPAYHARWAPDLVKDPVHVWLDRYFIVFPLLLGAALYAIGGMPFLVWGFFVRSVLVLHTTWLVNSATHVWGYRSHETRDSSTNLWWVALLTYGEGWHNNHHAFQTSARHGLRWWEVDMTYIAIKAMSWVGLSHAIKLPKIRATAGATGEASLSRARSASKKPRRRRKPKSVVGAAK, encoded by the coding sequence ATGACGAATGAGACCCTGGCACAGCCCAAGCCCCGGGTGACCCGCCTCGCCTGGCCGCCGCTGCTCTGGATCGGGGCCCTGCACGCGGGGGCGTTGCTCGCGTTCAATCCGGCCTATTTCACGTGGCAGGCCCTGGCCGTCTGCGTCTTCCTGCACTGGGTTTCCGGCGGGATCGGGATCTGCATGACCTACCACCGCCTGCTGACGCACCGCAGCTTCGCGGTGCGTCCGAGGTGGCTGGAGTACGCGCTGACGATCGTGGGCTGCACCGCCTCGGAGGGGGGGGCGATCCACTGGGTGGCCGACCATCGTCGGCACCACGCCCACTCCGACGAGGAGACGGACGTGCATAGCCCGGTGCATGGAGGGTTCGGCTGGGCGCACATGTTCTGGTGGATGACGCCGGACATCACTTCGGTGCACACGCCGGCCTACCACGCCCGGTGGGCGCCGGACCTGGTGAAGGACCCGGTCCACGTCTGGCTCGACCGGTACTTCATCGTCTTCCCGCTGCTGCTGGGGGCGGCGCTCTACGCGATCGGCGGGATGCCGTTCCTGGTCTGGGGCTTCTTCGTCCGGTCGGTGCTGGTCCTGCACACCACCTGGCTGGTGAATTCGGCCACGCACGTCTGGGGCTACCGGTCCCACGAGACGAGGGACTCCTCGACCAATCTCTGGTGGGTGGCGCTGTTGACCTACGGCGAGGGGTGGCACAACAACCACCACGCCTTCCAGACATCGGCCCGGCACGGGCTCCGGTGGTGGGAGGTCGACATGACCTACATCGCCATCAAGGCGATGTCGTGGGTCGGCCTGTCGCACGCGATCAAGCTGCCGAAGATCCGGGCGACGGCCGGGGCGACGGGCGAGGCGTCGCTGTCCCGGGCCCGGTCGGCCTCGAAGAAGCCGAGGCGCCGTCGCAAGCCCAAGTCGGTCGTCGGCGCGGCCAAGTGA
- a CDS encoding glycosyltransferase family 87 protein: protein MPPAPASTSGDCHPDTGRNGRRAVWITLAITVLVASGIYSLKAAEERSAIIRWLHQVEELQEGVNIWDRYMFPNPPIFPLTLYPLTSMPPVVASMVWYYVKVGLTALSVVFCFRMARDSDDVRPVPAWAQFLVMLLSFRPILSDLHHGNNNLVILFLIVSSLYAWRKGYDVLAGLALALAISYKVTPALFVPYFMYKRSWRTVGSTFLGLGLFLVIVPSLILGPEFNGQCLHMWWHRMLRPFVMDHEVGDHEINQSMAGVISRFFTEQQTGEGRYVPLFAGKNFAALNPDAVVYAIKAMALGMVGLLAFLCRTDPKRRDDPRLFGEFSLVVLTMLIVSERSWKHHYVTVLLPYTYLIFRLWAYPISRRFWNVLGTLIGLSSLLMLSTSSEVGGLFAGGEGHKLALFYGMFFWSGMALYVGTAIVLRREQGQAPVATPPDPSGMEQGLLRPHVRELRRRLFRAESR from the coding sequence GTGCCGCCCGCGCCAGCGTCAACGTCGGGGGACTGCCACCCCGACACCGGTCGCAACGGCCGACGAGCCGTCTGGATCACTTTGGCGATCACCGTCCTCGTCGCCTCGGGCATCTACTCGCTCAAGGCGGCCGAGGAGCGGAGCGCCATCATCCGCTGGCTGCACCAGGTGGAGGAGCTGCAGGAGGGGGTGAACATCTGGGATCGGTACATGTTCCCGAATCCCCCCATCTTCCCGCTGACGCTCTACCCGCTGACCTCGATGCCCCCGGTGGTGGCGTCGATGGTCTGGTATTACGTCAAGGTCGGGCTGACGGCACTCTCGGTGGTCTTCTGCTTCCGGATGGCCCGGGACTCGGACGACGTCAGGCCGGTGCCGGCCTGGGCGCAGTTCCTGGTGATGCTGCTGAGCTTCCGGCCGATCCTCAGCGACCTGCACCACGGCAATAACAACCTGGTGATCCTCTTCCTGATCGTCTCATCGCTGTATGCCTGGCGGAAGGGGTACGACGTGCTGGCGGGGCTGGCGTTGGCGCTGGCGATCTCCTACAAGGTAACGCCGGCGCTGTTCGTCCCGTACTTCATGTACAAGCGGTCGTGGCGGACGGTCGGCTCGACGTTCCTGGGCCTGGGCCTGTTCCTGGTGATCGTGCCGAGCCTGATCCTGGGCCCGGAGTTCAACGGCCAGTGCCTGCACATGTGGTGGCACCGGATGCTCCGGCCGTTCGTGATGGATCACGAGGTGGGCGACCACGAGATCAACCAGTCGATGGCCGGGGTGATCAGCCGGTTCTTCACCGAGCAGCAGACGGGGGAGGGGCGGTACGTCCCCCTGTTCGCGGGGAAGAACTTCGCGGCCCTGAACCCCGACGCGGTGGTCTACGCCATCAAGGCGATGGCCCTGGGCATGGTGGGACTGCTCGCCTTCCTCTGCCGGACCGACCCGAAGCGGAGGGACGACCCCCGGCTCTTCGGCGAGTTCAGCCTGGTCGTTTTGACGATGCTGATCGTCTCGGAGCGGAGCTGGAAGCACCACTACGTGACGGTGCTGCTGCCCTACACGTACCTGATCTTCCGGCTCTGGGCGTACCCGATCTCCCGACGGTTCTGGAACGTGCTGGGGACGCTGATCGGCCTCTCCTCCCTGCTCATGCTGAGCACCTCCAGCGAGGTCGGTGGCCTGTTCGCGGGCGGCGAGGGGCACAAGCTCGCCCTCTTCTACGGGATGTTCTTCTGGTCAGGAATGGCGCTGTACGTCGGCACGGCGATCGTCCTGCGACGCGAGCAGGGCCAGGCACCCGTCGCGACGCCGCCGGATCCCTCGGGGATGGAGCAAGGACTCCTGAGGCCCCACGTCCGGGAGCTGCGTCGCCGCCTCTTCCGGGCGGAATCCCGCTGA